Genomic window (Ananas comosus cultivar F153 linkage group 1, ASM154086v1, whole genome shotgun sequence):
ATCTATTTGCTTTTAGCTGGTATTCATCTGTAGCCTGGAAATATCTCTTCTTAAGCAGTCATATTAGCTttcttattatttaattaaggtTATATCAGAAAAACAGGCACCTCAAAGTGATTTTCAATATCTTTTCGAACTATTAAACAGAATGGAATGTGATcaagttcatttttttttccaaacagaAACATTCATTTCTAGTttaattgaattgaattgaacCAAAATCAACTGAATTATCTCATGGCTACAGTTCGAGTGAGGAAAATATGGAGTAAATTGAGCACATGATCTTGGGGCTTGTTAAAAATGTTGTAAAGAAGTATTTATTGCCTAATAAGTAGTATGGAACTGTACTTCTCagtttttctatttcttttcctttcttattcttagaagttttcttttttcttatgtACTTTAAATATTACTTTAATCAATTTTCTACTTGGTCGCTATGGATGCAGACTCTGGAGATGCTGTGGAGCACCGTGCGCATGGTAGTAGCCTGGACCATGACGATGCCGCTAGTAATACTAAAGGAGGAGAAAAGATAACTAATGCTTTCCATCGACACTTGGACATTGATAGTGCACTTTGGAACTCATCAAAGCCTTCACCTACCGATTTCAGCATGGGGGTTAAAAACTCTTATGATGAATTTCGATTTCCTTCGTCCAGTTATGGTCGTTCTCGCCCATCTTTTCTTGACGCCCTTGGTGTGAATAAAGTTTCTTCTACATCTGAAGAGCCGTATACTGAGCCTGATAAAGCTAATCCGCCAATATCTGTTAACAATCCAAAGGTCCATAATTCATTTTCTCAGTGGCAGCCATCTTCAGGAAGTAACTTTGCTTTCAACTCAAGTACTTCAGATTTTCTCAGTGGAAGGGAGTCAGCTGCAAACAACTCTGGTGCCTTAAATGATTGGCAAAATCTGAAGCATAATGCGGAAACATACCAGAGCTTTGCAACTGCCAAGAAAGATGAAGATTTTGCAGCCTTAGAGCAGGTGATCATATGTGGTACTTATTTTCCACCTTGGTTGGCCTCGATTATGgtattttatttcatattatttgcaTGTTTCTCAGAAGCTTTTTTGGAGATGATGTTATGACAAAAGCCTGATAACATATACACACCTGAAAGtggaatatttttttccttttcttttattttatttcatcatCATCAAAACTTGAAAAGGTGGCTGTTCAGTTGACTCCAATAGCACATTATCCTCAAAAACCTTCTTCGAAACTTGGAAATAGTTAATAACTAATGAAATGCTTCATTTAAGATCTGTTATATACAGTTTTGACATTTGTATTCAACCAAGCTATAAGTTTATTTGTGAAATAACAGATTGATAATCAATTATTACCATTTAGTTTGCTTCCATAATTATGAACAAATTGTTATATTAAAAAAAGCCAAGTAATAAGCTTATTGATATGATAAAtgttttggatgaaaattgtgaCCATATGTCAAGTTTCATCTTGCCAATCTTGTGCCTTGAACCGGGATACAAATACTGTTACATCTGGTGTTATTCTTAtcagttttttaaatttagtaagAGTATCCCATAAATCTAGCAATTGGTGAGtaatataagataaaattattcttttttttttttttggtgcagcACATTGAGGATTTGACACAAGAAAAGTTCTCGCTACAACGAGCTCTCGACACATCAAAAACACTATCAGAGTCATTAGCTGCTGAAAATTCATCTCTTACAGATCGGTATAATGAGCAGGTATGTACTCTGTTGgtggatataaaatattttcacgTTTGTGACCCTTATTGTTGAGATATCTTTCTAGCGTGCATCGGACTGGAGTTTCTATATCATTTGGTTAGTGTCCTGTCAACTTGTTAATAATTGGTTGAGACGGTGGACATTTGTCATGTGATATGTTATTCACATGATATGCTCTGTTgtttttcattttccttttcgAGGACAGGACCAACATGAGCCAATTTCTTTCTTGCTTCTTCTGACTGTCTTCTCAGGAAGTCAATCAATCTTGgctaatattttttacttttattttattttattttttccaacaatgttggataGTGGACGGAAAGTGGCATTAGTGTGTTCCTGCAGCGAAAGTCTGATGGGACTATCGGATGTAACAAGGGTTGCAATTCATTCATTGCTTGTGTACAACTGATGTTTAGCTTCAAACTGGGTTCCACAAGGGCTTGCTTAATTGTCTCATCTTATAaacaagccaagcttgagtttTGCTTAGCTTGCTTGTCTTGCTGAAAAGTAGAGAAAATAGGAAAAATaatattgtttttgtttttcctcaAGTTCAGTACGATTCTTTGTGTCTAGTAATGAccttaatttgatattttcactTGTTTGCAAAAGCTACATCTATTAGTTTCATTTAGCAATTAAAAACAAACTAACCAATAACATCAAGATTGGGGAATTCTTTTCCCACTGAAAGGGCCTGCAGAAAACAAGATTAGGGACATAAACAACACCAATGCCCTTAGGTTGTTCTTTCTTAGGTCCTGCAAAGAACCTATTGAGTGAACCAACACACCTGTATCCTGAAGCTTACATCTTACGTGATTTACTTATTACTTACTATCattcttataatatatataatcctTGATGTTGTTTATTGatgattgaatttttatttatttgtcattTCAGGCAAAAGTTATCAATCAGTTAAAATCTGACATGGAAACATTACAAGAGGAAATCAAGGCTCAGTTGGTTAGTCATTTTCCTCCATTTTGGTATTGTGTTTCATTAGTTATTGTCATAAATCACACATTTGATCTTCAAGACTTGCATCTTGGGAGTGCGAAAAGGGTATAgcttgtttttttctttaacatAAGCAAACCTTTTTTCTGTTATCTGCCTGTTTCATAAAAGAGGGCAGAGTTGCTTACAATAGACACTGCTGATCACTACAAAATGTGATGGACACTCATTTAGAATTGCATATGACTATTAATTAGTTGTTACTCTAATTTATATGTATAGTTATACACTAGCTGGAAGAAATGGATTCATTCTTTCATGGTTAATGGAACATATGAAGCCTGTGTAATCCATCCCTTTAAGGCTTGATTTAGTCTTTCTTGGTTTATGGAAGAAATGCATCCATTCCTCTCAATTGAATAATATGCGGAAGAAGAATTTCTGCagcaataaatataaatgtaagTTTTTTTCAAGGCTTGATGGTGGGATAGTGTTCTTTTAGCTGTTTAGGTGGCTGCATCAAGAAGAAATAATGTGCTAAGAAAGACggagaaaggagaggaaaagagaggaaaaggtgGAGAAGCTTGTGTAGCAGAGAATATTGAAGATAGGAGGTTGGTTGTGCAGGgtggaaaaggaagagaaaggagTATAAGCATTTCCTTAAAAAAGTGCCGCATGCACCTCTATATGTGATTCCACTCAATCTCCTTGTATGGACCTCACCTACATATGGCGCAGATTCTGCAAATGAACACATATACATTTTAAGCAAATGTAAATAGGGcaagcattatatatatatatatatatatatatatatatgtatatgtatatatgattaactatttaaacacTTAAATCTCAATTTGAAATCTATTGTATTTTGtggatttatttattcaattttgtatttggaatactctttctttttctattagtTACATGATGTGTGATATCAGAAATCGGAATATCCTACAAATTTTTACACTAGTCCACtggtatatctatatatctatttttgttATCCATCTTCTTAacttgtacatttttttttttttttttttgtatatgtatatatgattaactatttaaacacTTAAATCTCAATTTGAAATCTATTGTATTTTGtggatttatttattcaattttgtatttggaataNatatatatatatatatatatgtatatgtatatatgattaactatttaaacacTTAAATCTCAATTTGAAATCTATTGTATTTTGTGGATTTATTTGattcaattttgtatttggaatactctttctttttctattagtTACATGATGTGTGATATCAGAAATCGGAATatcctacaaattttttttgcctATTATGTATATCTTAATATTGTTGTAACAAATGCTTTAATTTGCCCTATATCTTTGTGTTTAATGTTTACAACAGATGCTATTTGAATCTGTTAAATTGGAGTATGCTAATGCCCAGCTAGAGTGCAATGCTGCTGATGAGAGGGCAAAAATACTTGCATCCGAAGTCATTAGCTTGGAAGAGAAGGTAGTTCACTTGCTTTTTCTTATATTGTCATTTCTTGTTTCCTCTTGATATCTTTCGACTTGCATGATCAACTTAAAACTTTGTGGAACCCTACTTGATTAATGATTAAAGAAGCTTTTATCAACGATCGCCATGCCATGGGGCAATACTATGTCATTCCTACATGTAGTGTGTAGACATGCTGTACAACTGGCGAACATCCTACTGTCGAAGCGTCATGCCTGCACTTCTTGTTGGAATTGTTTACtatttgaattatattttttgaaagtgAGTTAGCAGTTAATCAAATAAAGTGTTAAAGCTTTGTAAACCAACATGCAGAATTAACCTTCATGTAGTCATGATCTTTAATACAAATGTATGAATGATGCTAGTGTACTTCTGCTACACATTGGTTTGCAATGGCATGCAGCCTACCAAATTGTTGCCTCCTGTCCTTGATTTCTTGCTTCCCTCAACGGACCAAGGATAATACCATGAATGCACAATCAACTGGCCCCACATGATTGTATCCCTGAGAGTTTCTCTACACCATGTGTAAGGCCCTGACTGACTGTTATTAAAAACTTGGGAGTCCAAAGCCTTAAACCACAAGCCCAAAATGCTCAAGTCCAAGTTGCCTATACTAATGTGCTAGTACATTTATATTAACGTATAATTGTATTTTTAAGATTAGGTGGCGTGCTtagatggtgatgatgatgacaatAAAGTGTGAGGTGGCTTAGAATGGTGATGATGACAATAGTAAAATGTATAATACCCTTAAACAAGTTCACTATTGTAACATGTGCACTTTATATGTTGGGGAGAAGGTTGCGCATGCCATCTGAAGGAAACAGGCTCTAACTACAATGGCAAGCTTCAGGATTCCAAAACCTATTAAATGACAACTGTGGTCAGACCTTATTATTGAATATCTTGACCTGTTGGTTGATTGGCTCTTTACTGTTAGCTTGGTAGCCTTGGTTGCATTAAATTGGAGGCCAAAGATTTTTCTAGCTTCCTTTTTCATATGTCTACCTTCACTTAGCAGTTCCTTTTGGTGAGACTGATGAGCAGCATAAACAAAAAATTGTTAATTGCACCCAGGAGAAGTTGCCCCCATCTTATATGtcatatatgtatgtttttaTTCTTGTTACAAAAATGTAATGATGATCTTTGTTCACCCAAGATCAAGCACCATTGGCTGCTGAATCTTGACTGGAATTGTTTTGCTCCATATTTCTTCCTCGTTGGTGTCATTTTCCAAATCCTATATGTCAGAGTTTTTCTTGTTATCCAGGTTGTGTGTATGTTTTGCAGGCTCTTAGACTGAGGTCAAATGAGTTGAAGCTTGAAAAGCAAGTGGAGAACCTAGCCTCTGAAATTTCTTCTTACAAGTGAGTGGCCTTTACTCGTCCTTATCATTTCTTACTGTTCTGTTAAATTATTGATGTAAATGTGAAATAGGATACAGAACGGATATTTTGCATTACCATTTGCAATGTTGCAAGTAAATCAGGAAAATGCTTGCTTAATGTAAAGGCTTTTCTAAATCTTAGTTTCAAACGTTTCACTTTGTATACTATAATTTTCCTGGAGGACCTGGACAATAGCCTTACGTTTAGTTGCTATCTCAAGCATTCTTGGAAATAGTGTGGCAGTAGAGCATTGCCCAATCTAGATATCAGTCTAGAAAGCTGTGCTTTGCTTATTACCCACTTGGATTGGAGAGCCTACTTTTAAGAATATTAGATCCAGCAAGAATTCTCCTCTAGAGGATTGATTGCTTCACTTAGACAACAACCTTAGGGCCTCTTGTTTCTCTTTCTGCATCATACAAGTAATTGGTTATGGTTTTCTGATTCAATTGAAAGAATTGAAGTCATGAGGATTAGATAAACATGCATTAAAGAGGTGATCAGTAAAGATCTCAGAGAGATATTAATGTTGCAGAAATTACTACAACAGACTGCtttatttacgaaatttatttgtaataatttataaGCATTAATTTTCAAGTGTAGAGCCACAAAGTATAttaaaatatcttctttttatATTCTTACAGACGTAAAATGTCTATCTTGGAGAAAGAGCGCCAGGATTTTCAGTACACTATTGATGCCTTTCAAGAAGGTATAAATTCTCTTATGCTATTTCTTGATAATGTTTCAATCTTTGTTGTTCAGTTTTCACCTTTAATCTTTACTAATAATCCAAGTGTGCTACTGATACTTTTTCGTTTGAACCTTTCTCCTGCGTCATAATTTCCTAGTTCTCAGTTGTGTATTCTTTTTGTAACTATTATACTTATTACATCTAGTGAACTTAATATCCAtacagaagagagagagggagagagcgagGGATGGAACCAGATGCACCAAGAGGATATTAGCCAGAACTTTTCCTGGAGTATCTGAATGAAAGATCCATGCTGTTGAAATGCAATGGACTCTTTGAACTTGCTAGAAACCAAAATTCATGGTTTTTTGGTGCTTTTTGCCTACGAATCAAGCAGAGACAGAAATGAACAGTTTgaaacaataaattttattaaaaatagcaTAGGATTCTTCTATTGAAAATCAAAGTGACTTTCCGTCCAGACGTCTCAAAAGATTTCTCAATAGATTTTCAACTCATTTCATTTGAAGTGCATGTAATGTCAAAACTAACAAACACATTTTATCAACTAATTGAactatcaattttgaaatcatGCGAATCTTGATGCATGGGTAAAAAGTGTCAAAAAACCTGGACTTTTGGTTTCTACTAGCtttaaatacactagatcaTTCCACTGGCACAGATCATTGATATGAACATGTAAAATCATGAATTTTGATTTCTGTGACTTTAAATATTACAGAATCATTCCAATGGCATAGATCATTGATATTAGTATGTAAAAATTGGTTTTGATTTTTGAGAAGGATTTGTGTATGTATAcatgcatctctctctctctctctctctctctctgtatatatatatatatatataatgtttttcATCTATTCTCTAACATAAGCATATTCTGACATTTTAACCACACTGCTCTAATTATACTTTTGTTATGGCAGAGAAGAAGCTCTTGCAATCTAAGCTACGGAAAGCATCTGGAAGTGAGAAGGTTAATGACACTAGGAAAACTGACTCTAATAAAAAAGATGCATCCACCTTGACAGAGGATTTAGGTGTGACtatgtccttttctttttcatatcaCTTATCCATTGTTTCCTTATGAAATTGTGCATGTTTTAATCATAAATCAAGCAGTGAAAGTCACTAACACTGGACGAAACTATGCTTCCATCCTTGCCATACCTGCGTTTTCATCTAAACATTACTTTATGTTTGAAATTCTTTCTAAACTTGATTCACACATCTCCAATCAGTGAAAAGTAATGCCTGACGAGTTTCAAATTTGCTTGCTCAAACATTTCTGTCTTAAGAGTGAATCTGTTGCTAATTGACGTCACCTCAATTTGCTAATTTTCTTTATTGTTTCATCCTAAATCATTTAAGTTTCTCCAGGTGCTGAACGGTTTAATATGGCAGAAGGAGGGAGCGGTCCTCCTGCAATTCTTGATAGCTCCCTTAATACATCGGAGGATGTTGGACCATCTGTGTCCCTGTCCAGTAATGCTTCTAGTATCTTACTTTCTCCTGACAATACATTTGGTGGTATTCCACAGGATCAGCTTAGAATGATAAACAACATTAACTCACTGCTGTCAGAGGTATTATCTTAAATTTACTACTATGTTTTAGTTTATATTGTTGTTCAGTGctatcttatttaaaaaattaattggaaaACTTTTGCATTTACAGTTAGCAGTGGAGAGAGATGAGTTGATGCAAGCGCTAAGAATTGAATCTTCTAACTGCTCCAAGTTGAAGGTAATTTTTATACATTACAGTTGGAAGAATAATTGGTTCCTAACTGACTTTTAGGTTCTATTCATCCATTGAATAAATCCCTAGCTTGGAACAATACATGTGGCGGTATATGGGTTTGAAATATTATGCCCTTGTCGAAGgctttaagtgtcgtggcaagAAATCGTACCGAAAACCTGCCGGTACAGGGTGCACCGTGCCGTactgtgccgatgcgtgccggtcacaaaaaatgcatatgtgctgacacataatggcataaaatatttattttacttggcatcaatatattctaattgcttgttatatatatttattaaagcttttggattttttttgagataaccacttgctaatttcaaagaaaaaaaggatttgAGTTATGCAATCGGCACGGGGAAATTTTTGGTACGGCACGGCACGGCGGATACGGTCCGTGACTCTGTGCTAacaggcacttaaatccttccCCTTGTGCACAGCTTTCTATAAGATTAGACTAAAGGATTAAGGCAACTTCCCCTTGTGCACAACTTTCTATAAGATTAGACTGAAGGATAAGGCAAATAGGAAGTTTGATCCATGCCCAGCTGTGTTGTGTAGTGACAATGACACacctccttcctcttctcttccttctcacTCCTCCCTTTTGCCTtcattatttttcacttttatatcaTGAGCCGCCATTAtctactgcaaaaaaaattatatccgCATCCCCTGCGTGCTTGGGCATGGtatgttttaatatatttatttttattttctatgtctTAAAACAAAgtgttttaaaatattttgaaggtAAATTTAAACTTCTGTAGTTGTTAGTATGCCAAGTAACTGTTCCTAAGCCCATCACCGTCTTAAAAAGTTCTCTCATAGAAACCTTAAAATGCCAAGTCGCTTACTTTCATGTAGGTAGAAAGGCACGTGTCATGGCACTTAATGGTTGCTATGGTGGGAGACATGCACTCCCACAACTTGGGAACATTGGCATAGCATGCTACTTGTATTTCTGTCcatttgtttgaaaaaaatgaCAATGGGACTAAGATTGGAACCCCCATAATGCACCTATGCAAAGTTTAGGCACCAAAATATAACACAACCAATAGTTCGGGGATCAGAGATGTGATTTTTAACTGATTTTAAGCTTGCGGCATTTTTTCTGGTGACCAGTGCTTGACAGGTAAACATAAACTACTAACTTTGCCAATTTTTGCTGGCTGAATATTATGAACTGCATAGCATGTATGAGTTTACTAGTGTGATGTTTGGTATGCTAAGTTGAACTGATTCTATTTACTATCATTTAATTTCCTTCTTATTTAGGAGACTAGTTTGCTTGGGTGCACTTGCAATTTTTTGTTCGGTTATCTTATTTTAATTCATTAGCCTTGGAAGTCCTTACCTTTCATTATTGATAAAGTGTATTATTGGTGCGTCGATCCTGATGGTAGGTTGGTTGAAATTTGAGATAAAACTCAGTCAAGAAGGGATTGTCTAATTTAGCAAGTATACTCGAAGTAATATGGCCTGAAGTGATAGTTTTTACCTTACATTTTGGCTTGGTGGCACTTTGCTTGTGTTTCTCTTATGTCTTGGCATATTAGTCATCTGCTGTTTGTGGTTACAGAATGTAATATGCAAGAGTTAAAAGAACTTCTGTTATTGCTTACATGTTCTTATTACCTATTTTTCATTGCTGAAGGACTTGAACAAAGACCTTACTAAAAAGCTGGAGGCACAGACCCAGAGATTAGAGCTCTTAACTGCTCAACAGATGGCGAATGAGCACGTTCTGGCAAAGCCAATGGACGTACATATCGTGAACGATACTACAGAATATGCTGATGAAGGGGATGAGGTAATGATGCTAGACTAAATGCTTCAATCATTAATTTTTGAACAGGATAATTTTCGATGACTTTATCTCTTCCTTCTGTGGCTGAAATTCTGCTGTAGACAAATAGGTACCATAGATAATTAGTCACCAAAGTTTGTTGGTAGAAAAGTTATCTGAATGGCTGCTTTTCCTGGTTTTTTCTGACATAAAATGTTGTCTTAAAATTTTGCATGGTCTTATAATTTGTTTGACAAATATTATGTTACCGTGAAGCAACAATTTCATGGTTGCTGGTGAAGTATCTATGACGAAATACTCACATAGCAATCAGCATTATggtaatatttcaaattttaatgtataATCACTATAATGTATAGCTGATGTGTGTATAAAGCTGTTTCTCCTTTTGCAGTCCGCAGATCTATTTATAGGCTTTGAAAATGTGATGTGTAGTCGAGTTATTGGGTTGCAGCATACATTAGGCTTGAGTTAATGATATCCTTCCTCCAGATAATACCATTAGTATAGATAAAATCTAATGGTTTCTCTTGTAGGTCCCTGTTTGGCTTTTATTCACTAGGATGCTCTTCTAGATGCTTTATAATTGTTGCTGCAAAGAATGTAAGCGTCCATTGGCATGGGTTGTGCCCAACATGCTGTCCTGTGCTGACAAAATATCAGCACGATATGGCTCGTGTCAACAGCACGGCTCAAaaacccttttttcttttaaattagcaagtagtTATAACAATAGAGTGCAAAAGATTTGATCAGACATATAATAGGCAATTAGAATGTACTGGTGccaaaaaaagataaatgttTCAAGCTGATCTGATCTGATTGACCTACTATTTGCAATTTTTTATGAAACATGCTGAACATCCCCATCAGTTTATAATTAGAATTGAAGTTCACTTATTCCTTACGACATTGATCTGATTTCCAGCAACAAGGGCTATTCTTTTCAAACTTGATTAAACCCATAATATGGTTCATTGAAATTTGTCGTGCTTTAAAGGATTCTCATTATATTCTACAAAGCAGTTAATTGATTTTCCTGGTTAGTTACAGGAAAGAATGCTTTGAGCCTATGTGATGCAATTAAAGAATTCTCATTATATCCTGAAAAGAAGCCAATCGATTTTCCTACTAAGTTACAACAAGAATGCTTTTGAGTCACCAGTGGCTGTTGAGGTATTAAATGCGAGGCAATGAAAGCTGCTTTTTGCTTTCACGGTTCGTAAGAAGTCTTAAGTTCAAAGCAGATATTTGTCGAAAGAGCCGATACCTTAAATATCAAATCTTTCTCTGTATGTCTTCTCCTGAGTTTTGTGTATAGATTTGTCTTAATGCTTCTAAAGCACATCGCATCGTCATTTTTATAGGTTGTTGAGAGGGTGTTAGGTTGGATAATGAGACTCTTCCCTGGAGGTCCAGCAAAACGCCGCACCAGCAAGCTTCTTtaatgggagagagagagaaaagatgaTGCAGATATCAAGATATGGCGGAATCATTATCGTCACAAATATTTAGACAGCATCGTGTCATTCCCATCTGTATATTGTGCCCTAAAAATGTAgctattcttttttttgatagaaagaTGAAATATGAGTGTTTTTTCGATGAAAAATATGAAGTGTTGTTTCCAGGAATTCGAAATAAACAGAAACAGCCCCCATtatattcttttactttttctttttttttttcccgaaacTGTTTGTATGTTTCTGGGGGTGAGAAATGTAAGAAGTAATTGTTCTATTCATTGTGTTGCATTTATCTCATATTCTTGGATTTATTTTAGTGCATTTGTGATTGACTAAATTATAAATGAACACTATTTTTAATTCCACACACACTGTATGCCATAACCCTTTTGGAAAACTTTTGCTgtgacttttttaaaaaaaacaaaatttgaggATGAACCTGCACACATTCTGGGAGGAGAATTTCTGCATTACAAACACAGGAAATGGGAGAATGAATTAtgagaaaaggcaaaaaaaaaaaaaaaaaaaaaaaaaaaacataaaagtaaTGGTGGGGCATGTGAATCGATAATTAACAGGTTAAACAttagaaattactttttttatatatattatttatctcaaatctaagaggttttaaaattgataatataaGCTGCATTTAATGCACTTTAATTTaggtaataattttgaaaaattataaaatataatttctaaaatAGATAAGTACAGTAGATTTCATTTAATGATATTGATCTTCGATATCATTGCTTAGCATCAAAAtgaatttcaataaaaaatacttttatttctcaaaatattttgGCAGAAAAGATGATCAcaaaataggtttttttttttttccaaacctCTCAAAACATCAAAGCTATTGTGTTTAGGTAACATATTTCCAAACTAAGACTAATATAATCTCCCACATGATTTTTGTCCAGTTTAATTTTTGTTCTGTTTCCCACTAGTGATTTTCGGAAAAAGATAAATCATTTTGTAAATGAAATATGCTACGCTATCAAATCACAGATGCACAGACCTTTTAATAAgtcaaaaatcaaactcctaattTCCAACCACAAAAAAACACAAGTTGTTATTGAATGATTTATTCTGATATCTACAAAATGTCTTTAAGTACAGTTAATAGTTCAAGGAGAGCCTGTGAAAATTATCAACAAGCTTTGGGAATGTCTCCATCAGAAACAATTGCGACTCCTCTTCGTTCTTCGTAGTCAATTGAAGATAACATCTACCTTGAAATCATGTACAAATATCTCATGAAAATATGTTACAAACAAAAAGGAACACATATTCCAATGTTATGCTGTTAAATATGAAACAATAGAGCAAATGAATGTGATATAGTTTCATCAAGCCTCATATAGCACTCTACATGTCACACCAGATCCTGCAGCCTGGAATTCGCCTTAAGAGCTTAGCAATGTCTATTCATTAGCAAggacattgtttttttttttttttttttcagcttaaTGTAACTATTTCCAAGGGCCTGCATGTTCACTTCTTAAAGCCCATCCTATATTTACTTGTCGCTAATCATTTTCGCGCATATCTATCAACAAGCGCCTTTGCTGCATCCGGAGCAAAGAATTTTGCCTGCATGGAAGCCCAAGAGTAAGAAGATAAATCATCTCAGGCTATGGTTTTCTAGTACTACATGACTACCCTGATAAAACATAAAAGCACAAAAGCATGTGTTGTTGTTCTTTCAAATgttccagtttttttttttttaacccaaaAAACTCTAGAGGCAATGGTCAGATTTTAGCACTGAATAGTTACTCTT
Coding sequences:
- the LOC109711179 gene encoding uncharacterized protein LOC109711179 isoform X2, which codes for MASAQVAPSSAAQSSRKQEHLEAGKKRLEEFRKRKAAKKAVSGGPLQSADADQQGKLLQKNDDVADGPISSTDTSITTSPSPSVWIHENSSVNSSQSVDIHSANGPSATSASQYTINPIPHGDSLRESENNEVHRLYGSSGSSRLANGYYENLRESDELSYSKSDVDKNIKNSSFSSSIEVHSSGNKNSTIYDHDSGPSGEYHSGNLPGMSESSFAQNRFGNDVGMSTTASTSVFEDSGDAVEHRAHGSSLDHDDAASNTKGGEKITNAFHRHLDIDSALWNSSKPSPTDFSMGVKNSYDEFRFPSSSYGRSRPSFLDALGVNKVSSTSEEPYTEPDKANPPISVNNPKVHNSFSQWQPSSGSNFAFNSSTSDFLSGRESAANNSGALNDWQNLKHNAETYQSFATAKKDEDFAALEQHIEDLTQEKFSLQRALDTSKTLSESLAAENSSLTDRYNEQAKVINQLKSDMETLQEEIKAQLMLFESVKLEYANAQLECNAADERAKILASEVISLEEKALRLRSNELKLEKQVENLASEISSYKRKMSILEKERQDFQYTIDAFQEEKKLLQSKLRKASGSEKVNDTRKTDSNKKDASTLTEDLGAERFNMAEGGSGPPAILDSSLNTSEDVGPSVSLSSNASSILLSPDNTFGGIPQDQLRMINNINSLLSELAVERDELMQALRIESSNCSKLKDLNKDLTKKLEAQTQRLELLTAQQMANEHVLAKPMDVHIVNDTTEYADEGDEVVERVLGWIMRLFPGGPAKRRTSKLL
- the LOC109711179 gene encoding uncharacterized protein LOC109711179 isoform X1 — translated: MASAQVAPSSAAQSSRKQEHLEAGKKRLEEFRKRKAAKKAVSGGPLQSADADQQGKLLQKNDDVADGPISSTDTSITTSPSPSVWIHENSSVNSSQSVDIHSANGPSATSASQYTINPIPHGDSLRESENNEVHRLYGSSGSSRLANGYYENLRESDELSYSKSDVDKNIKNSSFSSSIEVHSSGNKNSTIYDHDSGPSGEYHSGNLPGMSESSFAQNRFGNDVGMSTTASTSVFEDSGDAVEHRAHGSSLDHDDAASNTKGGEKITNAFHRHLDIDSALWNSSKPSPTDFSMGVKNSYDEFRFPSSSYGRSRPSFLDALGVNKVSSTSEEPYTEPDKANPPISVNNPKVHNSFSQWQPSSGSNFAFNSSTSDFLSGRESAANNSGALNDWQNLKHNAETYQSFATAKKDEDFAALEQHIEDLTQEKFSLQRALDTSKTLSESLAAENSSLTDRYNEQAKVINQLKSDMETLQEEIKAQLMLFESVKLEYANAQLECNAADERAKILASEVISLEEKALRLRSNELKLEKQVENLASEISSYKRKMSILEKERQDFQYTIDAFQEEKKLLQSKLRKASGSEKVNDTRKTDSNKKDASTLTEDLVSPGAERFNMAEGGSGPPAILDSSLNTSEDVGPSVSLSSNASSILLSPDNTFGGIPQDQLRMINNINSLLSELAVERDELMQALRIESSNCSKLKDLNKDLTKKLEAQTQRLELLTAQQMANEHVLAKPMDVHIVNDTTEYADEGDEVVERVLGWIMRLFPGGPAKRRTSKLL